From the Pseudomonas sp. SORT22 genome, one window contains:
- a CDS encoding MFS transporter — protein MTAQNKAKWFKFLILILGGGTVYKLANLKDAFYVPMQEFMGLSHTQIGLLLSANAIIATGLFVVGGMLADRFDTRKLIPLGLIGTGALGLYLATFPPFSSLMLVFCLLAVCADCIYWPALLKAIRGLGNDQEQGRMFGLLEGGRGVVDTLVAFSALGVFIALGSGEHGLKAAILFYALIDIAAGVLTWFLLKGNQAQAQTSAKNPLANLMEAIKVPAIWLVSFNVFMVYIVYCGLTYFIPYLKEVYGLPVALVGAYGIINQYMLKILGGPAGGFIADKHFKSPSRYLKWAFLALLPMMAIILLVPKSPGFIYAGMAATLSFAFIVFSMRGVFWAPMGEVGIAPHITGSAFGIGCLIGYAPGMFAYVGYGALLDHFPGQQGYNYVFIAMMLLALIGFAIASRLQRLVRKAAPLAAAATA, from the coding sequence ATGACTGCGCAAAACAAGGCCAAATGGTTCAAGTTCCTGATACTGATCCTCGGTGGCGGCACCGTCTACAAACTGGCCAACCTCAAGGATGCGTTCTACGTACCCATGCAGGAGTTCATGGGCCTCTCGCACACCCAGATCGGCTTGCTGCTCAGCGCCAACGCCATCATCGCCACTGGCCTGTTCGTGGTCGGCGGCATGCTCGCTGACCGTTTTGATACCCGCAAGCTGATCCCCCTGGGCCTGATCGGTACCGGCGCCCTGGGCCTGTACCTGGCCACCTTCCCACCGTTCAGCAGCCTGATGCTGGTGTTCTGCCTGCTGGCGGTGTGCGCCGACTGCATCTACTGGCCGGCGCTGCTCAAGGCCATTCGCGGCCTGGGCAACGATCAGGAGCAAGGGCGCATGTTTGGCCTGCTCGAAGGCGGCCGCGGGGTGGTCGACACCCTGGTGGCGTTTAGTGCGCTGGGCGTGTTCATTGCCCTGGGCAGCGGCGAACACGGCCTGAAAGCGGCGATCCTGTTCTACGCGCTGATCGACATCGCCGCCGGAGTGCTGACCTGGTTCTTGCTCAAAGGCAATCAGGCCCAGGCCCAGACCAGCGCCAAGAACCCGCTGGCCAACCTTATGGAGGCAATCAAGGTACCGGCGATCTGGCTGGTCAGCTTCAACGTGTTCATGGTCTACATCGTCTACTGCGGCCTGACCTACTTCATCCCCTACCTGAAGGAAGTCTACGGCCTGCCGGTGGCACTGGTCGGCGCCTACGGCATCATCAACCAGTACATGCTGAAGATCCTTGGCGGGCCGGCCGGCGGGTTTATCGCCGACAAGCACTTCAAGAGCCCCAGCCGCTACCTGAAGTGGGCGTTCCTGGCGCTGCTGCCGATGATGGCGATCATCCTTCTGGTGCCCAAGAGCCCGGGCTTCATCTATGCCGGCATGGCCGCGACGCTGTCGTTCGCCTTCATCGTGTTTTCCATGCGCGGGGTGTTCTGGGCGCCGATGGGTGAAGTCGGGATCGCCCCGCACATCACCGGCTCCGCCTTCGGCATCGGCTGCCTGATCGGCTATGCGCCGGGGATGTTCGCCTACGTCGGCTACGGCGCGCTCCTTGACCACTTCCCCGGCCAGCAAGGCTACAACTATGTGTTCATCGCCATGATGCTGCTGGCGCTGATCGGCTTTGCCATCGCCAGCCGCCTGCAGCGCCTGGTGCGCAAGGCGGCGCCGCTGGCCGCAGCGGCCACCGCCTAG